CCATGCGATTGCGAGCATTAAAAGGATGAGTGCACTAATGAATGTTAACTGCTGCTTTCGTTTTAAACGCGGATGAATCATAGCGTACGTCCTCCTTTACGAATCAAATAGAAAAAGTAAGGGACACCGATAAAGGAGATAACGGCACTCATTGGCGCTTCACCTAACAGTCTCGCCACAAGGTCCGCACCTAAGACGAGTGTACCACCTACTACCGCAGTCATCGGAAGGACTTTCATATAATCTGTACCGACCCAAAAACGTACGATATGAGGGACGATGAGACCGACAAATGCAATCTGACCGACCATTGCTACAGAAACGCCTGCAAGTAGCATCGATAAAATTAAAGCGACTGTGCGGACCATTTTTATATTTTGACCGAGTCCTACAGCTAACGCATCACCCAAACTTAAAATCGTCAACTGTCGGCTCATCAATATTAATAAGATTAACGACACTAAAATAATCGGCACGCTGATTTGAATTTGTTGCCAATTGGTGCCTGACACCCCACCTGCGCTCCAAAAGTTAATGGATTGATTGAGACGAAAAATGAGCGCCACCCCTTGACTGAGTGCCGTTAACAGCGCACTGACAGCAGCACCGGCTAAAATGAGACGCATTGGGTTAAAACCATCTCGTCTCGACGCACCAATCGTCATCACAATCGCGCCACCTAGCATCGCCCCGATAAAACCAGCAATAATATGCGCAATAAATGATGCGCCTGGAAACAGTGCGAAAGTGAGCGCTAAAGCAAAAGCAGCCCCAGCATTCAAACCAATTAAGCCGGGGTCTGCAAGTCCATTTTTAGAGACACCTTGAATCACGGCACCCGCTGTTGCAAGCGCCATCCCTACTAGCACAGCACCGATATTTCGAGGGATACGAACTTCTGAAATCACATTGTGTGCTTGGATTTTTGGATTATAATGAAAAATTGCTTCAAAAATGGTACTTAAATTCACATGCGCTTCACCTAATAAAGTCGCAATAATAAATACTATCAACAATACGATAACGGCACAGCCAAACTGTACCGCATCACTCCACTTCATATTTACTCTTTTTTCCAACATGTTCTATACTCCGTTTATCCAACCTTTAGGCTTTTTCGTAATGTTTACACAAGAGGTTGTACGTCACGAGCATCGGTTTACCTGTACGTGGATCTGTACTCAACTCTGCATCAATATTAAATACGCGTTCTAAAATTTCATTCGTCAGTACTTCATGCGTATCACCTTGTTTAATAATATCGCCATCTTTCATTGCGATGAGGTGATCTGAAAAACGAATCGCTTGATTAATATCGTGTAATACCATAATAATTGTCGTGCCGTGTTCAGCATTCAGTTCTTGTACAAGTTCTAAAATTTCAAGTTGGTGTGAAATATCTAAATACGTTGTCGGTTCATCAAGAAAAATAATGTCTGTTTTTTGTGCGAGCGCCATCGCAATCCAAACACGTTGACGTTGCCCACCACTTAGATCGTTGACTGCACGATGCTTAAAATCTATCGTTCCTGTCACACGCATCGCCCAATCAATCGCTTTTTTATCTTCTTCGTTCAAACGACCAAAGCCCTTTTGATGTGGGAAACGACCATAAGAAACAAGCTCTCCAGCCGTTAAACCATCCGCCACATCTGGAGACTGAGGTAAAATCGCTATTTTTTTAGCTATTTCTTTTGTTGACTGGACATGAATATTTTTGCCGTCTAAACAAATTTCACCACTTTTTGTATTTAATAATCGAGAAAGTGCTTTTAATAATGTTGATTTGCCACAGCCATTGGGCCCAATAATTGACGTAATGGCACCATCTGGAATTGCGACATCTAAATTATCAACAATGACACGGTCACCATACCCAATTGTGACCTCTTTACCTGTTAATCTACTCATCGTCATCCTTCTTTCTTAAAACGATTACGCCCTTACACACCATCGATTACGTGATTAAGGCGTTACTGTTCACACTCACCACGAATCGTGAGCTTTTCATTCCCTAATATTATGAAATCTATATACATTTTATGCAATTGATAATCATTATCATGTTTATGCCAAGTATATCATCATTTATCAAAAATTTCTAACTCAAAATAGTCTCAATTGGACTTCATCCATCCTCTAATGTATACGCATGCATCTAAATATTTTGATTCACGCGTAGTCAAAAAACACTTTTAAACTTCTCTTTAGCCAAATCGCACAAAAAAAGAGCTAAGACATTGAATGCCCAGCCCTTCATTTTACTTTTAATCTTCTACTAAAAAGCCATTGCCATAGACGTCACGCACGTCATGCACGACCACGAACGCACTATGATCAATTTTACGAATTAACCGCTTCGTCCGTGACAATTGCGTTTTACTAATCACGGCATAAAGCACGTCTGTTTCTTGTTTGGAGAAATAACCGCGCCCATTTAAAATCGTCACACCTCTACCGATATCTTCATCAATCATTTTAGCGATACGGTCAGGTTCTTTTGAAATAATCGTCACTGCCTTTTTAGGATTTAACCCTTCAATAACGAAATCCATCACTTTTGTACCGATATATAAACTGATTACGGTTAACAGCGCGCGATCTAACGGAATCACTGTCAATGAAATCAAGACGACAATTAAGTCAAAAAAGAGCAATGCATAAGGCGTACTAACGTCTAAATACTTATTCGCAATACGTGCCAAAATGGTCGTTCCAGCTGTCGTACCACCGGCTAAAACGATAATGCCAATACCTAAACCGACTGAAAATCCACCGAACACAGCATTAATAATGATATCATCTGATTTGACTTGCCAAGTATGCGTTAAACTTAAAAATACAGAAATTAAAATTGTAGCCACAATCGTTAAATACATACTTCTTTTACTTAAAAACTTGTAACCAATCGCAATCAATACCGCATTAACGACAAAGTTAATAATGGCAGGCGACCAGTGAAACGCATAATAAAGTACGATAGCAAGACCTGTCACGCCACCTTCACCGAGATCACCGGCGATGACAAATGCATTGACCCCCGCTGAAAAAATAAATGCGCCAACGATAACTAATAACAAATCTCTTATTGTTCTGCTCACCCAATGATTCCTCCCATTCTTTTATATCATTTCTAACTCGTCATAAGCCATACTATCACAACTTTGTGACAAAGCGAACCCCTTGAGTGACGACTCTTTTCAGCAGCCGCAAAATAAAATTTTAAATTTCTGAATATTTTGTTTACTTTTGACGAGAATGTGTGTATAATAGAAACTACCTTATTTGTTGCTAGTCATCTAGTCAACAAGAGGCCATCTCCTTTGTGTTTTTTTATAGTACAAGAGATTTTTTGCTCGAGATTGATATCATGCTCGAATATCAATCAAAATTATTCATTTCCCGTCTAAGGCAGTTCAGCATCAGCTGGGCTGCTCTATTTTTATGCATACTTCTTCTCACGCATGTCATAGAAAGTGTCTTGCAAAAATAAGAAAGAGGCTCAGACATCGTTTAGTCCAAGCCCCTCGTTCCTATATTCAAAAACGTTGTGATTTATTCACAGGCGGTTGATTTTACCACGCGAATAAACCTACAAAACCAGCTGTTAATAATGATACTAAAATACCTGCTAATAACATCATTGGTACATATTTAGATACAAAGTCAGATGTTTTTTCATTCACAATACCTTTTAACGTACCGATAATCATACCGATTGTTGAGAAGTTTGCAAATGAAATTAAGAATGTTGAAATGACTGCACGACGGTGAGGTGCGTAATCATTCACTTCTCCTGCGATTTGACCCATAACAACAAATTCATTCGTTACAATTTTCTTCGCCATATTTTGTGCAACTAACCATGCCTCATCTAATGGTAAACCAAGTAACAATGCGAATGGATACATGAATACACCTAAAATTTGGTCAAGACCGAAGCTACCTTTTGCATTGAATAAGTGACCAATACCACCAGTTACTAAGTGAATTAAACGGTCTGCTAATTCTGCTAATGCAACGAAACTGATAACGAAAGCGATAATGATGAGTACTAATTTACCAGCATTCAACACAGAGTCACCAAGGAATGAGAAGAATGGTTGACGTGCTTCATTTGCGCGTAAATCGTAAATCACATCTTCGTCTACTTCAACTTTTACAGGGTTTAAAATAGAAGCAACGATCATCGCGTTGACAATGTTTAACGGAATCGCTGTCAATACTAATTCACCTGGAATCATTGTCACATAAGCCCCAACAATCGCCCCAGATACCGAACTCATCGACATCATCGCTAAAGTCAGTACACGTGTTTCTTTCATACGTTTTAATTGTTCACTTGAAACCGCGAGTGCTTCAGTGTTTCCTAAGAACATCATTTCAATACCGAAGAATGCCTCGAATTTAGGCTGACGTGTAATTTTTGCAAGTACCCAACCAATTCCGCGCATAATCCATGGCAAAATACGTAAATACATCAAGATATCAAAAAGTGGCACAACTAATAAAATTGGGAATAACGCTGCTACTGCCATGTCCAATTGTTTTGGCGCTGTGAAGCTATGGAATGCAAAGCCAATCCCTGCAAACGATGCATCAATGACCCAAGAAATCCCCTCCGCTGCTTTTTTAACGGCGAGCGTACCAGCTGGGAAATATACAAAGAACCATGCCAAAATCAAGTTAAGGACAACAAGCGTCGCAATAGAAGCCCATTGAATGTTTTTACGGTCACGTGAGAATAAAAATGCAACCCCTAAAAAGACAAACAATCCAATAATGTTAATAATCAAATACATAAAGAGATACCTCTTACCTTTCAACTGTTTTTTAACACCATTAGTATACCACGACGTTTACATACTGAGAATATATTTTTTTCAGTATCATTTAAGTTCAATTCATCTAAACACGATACGATTTAATTCATTTTTTAATTTGGCACTGTGAAATGTTTCGATTGAAATTCGATATTTTTTCACATTTGGTACTAAAAAGTTATTGCCTACAAACGAAAACCGGCTTATTCTATAATTAAGTGAAAATGATTATCATTAACGATAAGTAGGTGTGCGTATGTTACATATTGGAAATGCTGAGATTGGAAAACAATATCGTGTCAAAGGATTAGATACAGACAATGTCCATTTAAAGCATCGTTTACGAGCCCTAGGTTGTGTAGAAGGATGTCAAATTTCTGTCCATCAAAAAGGATTATTCAAAGGACCTTGTACATTAAAAGTGAACGGTCAACATATTTGTATTCGTAACTGTGATGCTTGCGAAATTAGATTGGAGCATGCTTATGAGTAATGCATATTGTATTTTAGGGAATCCGAACGTAGGAAAAACGTCTCTTTTCAACGCTTTAACCGGCTCATATGAATATGTCGGAAACTGGAGCGGTGTCACAGTAGACAAAAAGGTCGGTCAACTTAAGAAAAATTTCGGTCATTTAATCGACTTACCAGGGATTTACGACTTAGTACCCATTTCCCGTGATGAAACTGTCGTAACAGATTATTTACTGCATGAAAAATTCGACGGTATGATCAACATTATCGATGCGGCCCAAATTAAACGCAATTTTAATTTAACTGTGCAATTGCTAGAATATGGCGCGCCAATGCTCATCGGTCTGAACATGATTGACGTGGCAAATAAACGCGGCATCCGGATTGACCACCAACGTTTAATGCGTCAATTGCATATCCCGATTATTCCTATTATCGCACGTACCGGTAAAGGGAGCGATGAAGTGCTCAATGCGCTTGCTGACCGTCATGTTTCAAGACAACGACCTTTAAAAATTCATTACGGTGATGCCGTTGAAAATTTATTAACACAACTTGTCAAAGCGTTACCCTCGACACTTCCATTAGCACAGCGCCATTACCGTTTTTTGGCTATTCAATATTTGCTTAATAACCCAGCTGTGTTGCGCTATTTGGATGAAGAAACGCTACAACAGTTTGAAATATTGACGGCACAGTTCAATACGATCGACCTTGAACAACATATTTTGAAATGTCGTCAACAGTATATCGATACTATGCTTGCTGAAGTCGTGACTTATCCAGATGCAGAGCGTCAACATTTGACTGAACGGATCGATGCGTTGCTCACACATAAAATACTGGGGATCCCTATCTTTTTAGGAATGATGTGGCTCATCTTTCAAATTACGTTTACTTGGATTGGGACACCGCTTTCTGATCAGTTGGACGCATTTTTCGGAGGCCCTTTAACCGATCAAACGGTCAATATCATGAATAAACTCGGTATTTATCCGGCACTTCAAGACTTGGTGACAGATGGTATTATTGCGGGCGTCGGCGGTGTACTCGTATTCATTCCACAAATTTTAGTGCTGTTTTTCTTCATTTCATTATTAGAAGATTCAGGTTACATGGCGCGTATTGCAGTGATTATGGACCGGATGATGGAAAAATTCGGCCTTAACGGCAAGTCATTTATTCCGATGATTATCGGTTTCGGTTGTAACGTGCCAGGTATTATGGCGGCTCGCAGTATCGAAGAAGAAAAAGAACGGCTGACGACCATTTTAATCGCACCGTTCATGTCATGTTCTGCACGTCTTCCAGTATATGGTTTGTTCGTAGCCATTTTCTTCGCACAACATCAAGCACTTGTCGTGTTAAGTCTATACGTATTAGGTATTGTTGTCGCGCTACTCGTAAGCTGGTTACTCTCTAAAACAGTGCTAAAAAAAGATACGTCCATTTTTGTCATAGAGTTACCGCCATATCGATTACCTTCAATTAAAACATTATGGCGTAGCACTTGGGAAAAAGGAAAAGGATTTGTTAAAAAAGCAGGCACATTTATTTTTGCAGGTTCTGTTGTGATTTGGTTGCTCAATTACACAGGACCATCTGGTATTGATGTCCCTATCGATCAAAGTTTCTTACACATGATTGGTGCGACTATTGCGCCACTGATCACACCACTTGGATTCAGTTCATGGCAAACCGCTGCGACACTCATTCCTGGATTTTTAGCGAAAGAAGTTATCATTAGTTCCATGGCCATTATTTTTGCGGTTAGCGAAGAGAGTCTCGTCGCTACTGTATCAACACATTTCACAGCACTCTCTGCCTATTCATTCATGGTGTTTATTTTACTTTACACCCCATGCCTTGCGACAGTGGCTGCGATACGTAAAGAAACCCCTTCATGGAAATGGACGATGCTTGCTGTGACATATCCCTTTGTCATTGCATATGTGTTGTCATTGTTAGTCTATCAAATCGGTTCGTACTTTATATAGGAGGCGTTGAAATTGACATTATTCATTAATTTGTTATTAATTGCATTGATATTAGGTTATGCAACTTGGGTAATAGTTCGATTTTTCAAAAAGTCGAAGCAAGGAAAATGTAGTGCATGTGAAAGTAATCAAGGTTGTCCGACTGAAAGTTTACCGAAACATTTGCAGTGATGGTGTTGTGTTGCGTTACGCCACGCATCATATATTGACAATAAGAAGACTGGGTCCAAAACGCACTGCTTCAAGTGGTTTCAGCTACCCAGTCTTTTTGTTTTCGTTATCGTTCTGTCTCAGTTTGTTCTGTTACTGCTCGATGCTGTGTTAAATTTTGAGTTTCAACAAATTGCTGATACATTGTGTGGGTTTGCATCAATTCTTCATGACGTCCTCTGCCTGTCACTTCGCCATGGTCTAAGAAAATAATCTGCCCCGCTTTTTTAATTGTAGAGAGACGGTGCGCAATAACGATGGTCGTACGGTTTTCCATTAAAACATCTAATGCTTCTTGGATTTTACGCTCACTTTCACTATCTAAGTTTGCGGTTGCCTCATCTAATAACAGAATGTCAGGGTTTTTCACAAAGCTTCGTGCAATATCGATGCGCTGACGTTGACCGCCTGACAGCTTCAAGCCGCGCTCCCCAACGATGGTGTCGTAACCTTGTTCAAATTCCATAATAAATTCATGACAGTTCGCAAGTTTGGCATAATGGATCAATTCTTCTTCAGATACTTCTCGATCCACACCATATAAAATATTATCGCGTATCGTGCCGTTCATCATCGCATTACTTTGCATGACGTAACCGATTTTTCTACGCCAATCTGTTAATGATAGCGCATCAATAGAAGTACCATTATAATAAATGCCACCTTGATCAATCTCATACATCCGTTCAATCAAGCTGAACAATGTACTTTTACCCGAACCAGAAGGCCCTACAAAAGCGGTCACTTCGCCACGTAATACATTAAATGACACATCTTTAAGGACTGGCGTATCATCATATCCAAAGTAGACATGATCAAATTTCAAGTCGCCAGTGGGAATCTTATCTTGAAAATTCGGTACGTCGATGTTTTCAAGTGGTTCATGTAAGATTTCATAAATACGCTGGCTCGCCCCTACTGCTTTTTTATAATCCGTCACTAATGTAGAAAGGTTAATCAAAGGCATCGATAAATTTAAAACGTAAAAAATCATCGCCACGAGTGTCCCCGCTGAAATCGCGCCCGAGGCAATACGCATACCTCCAAAACCTAAAATAATACCAATTGTAATCAGCATAATAATCCCTGAAATCGGTTGAACGACGGCAGCAATTTTCGCTTGTTTCAGCCCCAAGTCATAAATCTTTTTAAGGTTGCTATGTGCCTTATCCAATTCTAGTTTCTCAGTATTGGCCACTTTCACTAAACGCATTTCTGTTAATACACGCCCGAGTAGCCCACTAAAATTCGCAATTTCAGTTTGCGTATTCGTTGATATTTTTTGCATAATTTTACCGAGCGGCACCATTACTAATATAAAGATTGGAATGGTAATAAATGTAAGAAGTGTCATTTGCCAATCCAAGACGAACAGCATAATTAATGACCCAATGAGCGTAATCACCGAGGGGAAAAATCCTGGTAACTTTTGTGATATAAAATCATTAATGACT
Above is a genomic segment from Staphylococcus delphini containing:
- the feoB gene encoding ferrous iron transport protein B; this translates as MSNAYCILGNPNVGKTSLFNALTGSYEYVGNWSGVTVDKKVGQLKKNFGHLIDLPGIYDLVPISRDETVVTDYLLHEKFDGMINIIDAAQIKRNFNLTVQLLEYGAPMLIGLNMIDVANKRGIRIDHQRLMRQLHIPIIPIIARTGKGSDEVLNALADRHVSRQRPLKIHYGDAVENLLTQLVKALPSTLPLAQRHYRFLAIQYLLNNPAVLRYLDEETLQQFEILTAQFNTIDLEQHILKCRQQYIDTMLAEVVTYPDAERQHLTERIDALLTHKILGIPIFLGMMWLIFQITFTWIGTPLSDQLDAFFGGPLTDQTVNIMNKLGIYPALQDLVTDGIIAGVGGVLVFIPQILVLFFFISLLEDSGYMARIAVIMDRMMEKFGLNGKSFIPMIIGFGCNVPGIMAARSIEEEKERLTTILIAPFMSCSARLPVYGLFVAIFFAQHQALVVLSLYVLGIVVALLVSWLLSKTVLKKDTSIFVIELPPYRLPSIKTLWRSTWEKGKGFVKKAGTFIFAGSVVIWLLNYTGPSGIDVPIDQSFLHMIGATIAPLITPLGFSSWQTAATLIPGFLAKEVIISSMAIIFAVSEESLVATVSTHFTALSAYSFMVFILLYTPCLATVAAIRKETPSWKWTMLAVTYPFVIAYVLSLLVYQIGSYFI
- a CDS encoding ABC transporter ATP-binding protein — protein: MSRLTGKEVTIGYGDRVIVDNLDVAIPDGAITSIIGPNGCGKSTLLKALSRLLNTKSGEICLDGKNIHVQSTKEIAKKIAILPQSPDVADGLTAGELVSYGRFPHQKGFGRLNEEDKKAIDWAMRVTGTIDFKHRAVNDLSGGQRQRVWIAMALAQKTDIIFLDEPTTYLDISHQLEILELVQELNAEHGTTIIMVLHDINQAIRFSDHLIAMKDGDIIKQGDTHEVLTNEILERVFNIDAELSTDPRTGKPMLVTYNLLCKHYEKA
- a CDS encoding FeoB-associated Cys-rich membrane protein, whose translation is MTLFINLLLIALILGYATWVIVRFFKKSKQGKCSACESNQGCPTESLPKHLQ
- a CDS encoding NupC/NupG family nucleoside CNT transporter, which codes for MYLIINIIGLFVFLGVAFLFSRDRKNIQWASIATLVVLNLILAWFFVYFPAGTLAVKKAAEGISWVIDASFAGIGFAFHSFTAPKQLDMAVAALFPILLVVPLFDILMYLRILPWIMRGIGWVLAKITRQPKFEAFFGIEMMFLGNTEALAVSSEQLKRMKETRVLTLAMMSMSSVSGAIVGAYVTMIPGELVLTAIPLNIVNAMIVASILNPVKVEVDEDVIYDLRANEARQPFFSFLGDSVLNAGKLVLIIIAFVISFVALAELADRLIHLVTGGIGHLFNAKGSFGLDQILGVFMYPFALLLGLPLDEAWLVAQNMAKKIVTNEFVVMGQIAGEVNDYAPHRRAVISTFLISFANFSTIGMIIGTLKGIVNEKTSDFVSKYVPMMLLAGILVSLLTAGFVGLFAW
- a CDS encoding ABC transporter ATP-binding protein gives rise to the protein MKARNPLVFLLKKISWPVGLIIVAVTIASIGSLTGLLVPLFTGQVVDKFTFESISPVFIIALVAVFLVNAVLSGFGYYLLNKIGEKIIYAIRSLLWGHIIHLKMPFFDKNESGQLMSRLTDDTKVINDFISQKLPGFFPSVITLIGSLIMLFVLDWQMTLLTFITIPIFILVMVPLGKIMQKISTNTQTEIANFSGLLGRVLTEMRLVKVANTEKLELDKAHSNLKKIYDLGLKQAKIAAVVQPISGIIMLITIGIILGFGGMRIASGAISAGTLVAMIFYVLNLSMPLINLSTLVTDYKKAVGASQRIYEILHEPLENIDVPNFQDKIPTGDLKFDHVYFGYDDTPVLKDVSFNVLRGEVTAFVGPSGSGKSTLFSLIERMYEIDQGGIYYNGTSIDALSLTDWRRKIGYVMQSNAMMNGTIRDNILYGVDREVSEEELIHYAKLANCHEFIMEFEQGYDTIVGERGLKLSGGQRQRIDIARSFVKNPDILLLDEATANLDSESERKIQEALDVLMENRTTIVIAHRLSTIKKAGQIIFLDHGEVTGRGRHEELMQTHTMYQQFVETQNLTQHRAVTEQTETER
- a CDS encoding FecCD family ABC transporter permease, encoding MLEKRVNMKWSDAVQFGCAVIVLLIVFIIATLLGEAHVNLSTIFEAIFHYNPKIQAHNVISEVRIPRNIGAVLVGMALATAGAVIQGVSKNGLADPGLIGLNAGAAFALALTFALFPGASFIAHIIAGFIGAMLGGAIVMTIGASRRDGFNPMRLILAGAAVSALLTALSQGVALIFRLNQSINFWSAGGVSGTNWQQIQISVPIILVSLILLILMSRQLTILSLGDALAVGLGQNIKMVRTVALILSMLLAGVSVAMVGQIAFVGLIVPHIVRFWVGTDYMKVLPMTAVVGGTLVLGADLVARLLGEAPMSAVISFIGVPYFFYLIRKGGRTL
- a CDS encoding YitT family protein, giving the protein MSRTIRDLLLVIVGAFIFSAGVNAFVIAGDLGEGGVTGLAIVLYYAFHWSPAIINFVVNAVLIAIGYKFLSKRSMYLTIVATILISVFLSLTHTWQVKSDDIIINAVFGGFSVGLGIGIIVLAGGTTAGTTILARIANKYLDVSTPYALLFFDLIVVLISLTVIPLDRALLTVISLYIGTKVMDFVIEGLNPKKAVTIISKEPDRIAKMIDEDIGRGVTILNGRGYFSKQETDVLYAVISKTQLSRTKRLIRKIDHSAFVVVHDVRDVYGNGFLVED
- a CDS encoding FeoA family protein yields the protein MLHIGNAEIGKQYRVKGLDTDNVHLKHRLRALGCVEGCQISVHQKGLFKGPCTLKVNGQHICIRNCDACEIRLEHAYE